The following is a genomic window from Prevotella sp. E13-17.
TGCGGTAGCAGTCCCCGAGAACACGAACCCCAAGAACAACGGCAAGACGCTGGTGAACCTGCTTGATGGCAACAACACTTGGAGTGCAGGTGCTCTTTCTGAAGCTATCGAATGGACTGTTTCTGCAGACCAGAGCGTTGCTGATGTGATTGCCAATGAGGACCTGACCTATAGTAATAATATCAGTGCAACAGGTTTGGGGGGCGCTAAGGCTTATAACTACACAAGCAGTGAATATGATGTAGTAAAAGACGGTTGTCTGCAGTTCCGTCTGAAGGACACCAACATGCAGGACGGTCCTGGTAAGTTCGACCAGGGTAACCTGAAGTTCAACCACGCCCTGAGCCGCATCACCGTCAACCTGAAGAAAGGTGAGGGTTATACTTCTGCTCCTTTTATCTTTGCCTCAGGCACCAATGTTAAGATCCTGAATGTACCGACACAAGGTCAACTGGACATTGAGAATGGTTCATGGTCTGCCGTTACTTCTGGAGACATCGAGAAGATGGCCACGACAGAACTCGCAGCGAATGCCGTTTACACTCTGCAGGCTCAGATGTTGCCTGGCTACACTTTCAATGAGGGTAGCGACGTCAACGTGCTGGAATTTATTATTGATGACAACAAGTATTTCATCACTCAGGATATGATGCTCGATGCACTGAACATGGGACAGGGCACTTCCGAGACTTCGCTCACAATGGCTCAGGGCAAGAACTATGTGTTTACCATCACTGTGGGTAAAAGTAAGATTATCAATGTGACGGCAACTCTGGAGCCTTGGACTGATGTGACGGCTGCCAATAAGGACATGGACAACTCGCACATCGAACTGAGCCTCTTTAAAAACGATAATGGTACTCCTGCTGACAACTTCGACCTCTATCGCTTGAACGACGAGTCTGCACAGATTAACACTGGCACCAGCACAGCCAAGAACTGGATGGGCGACTATACAGACAAGGCTGGCCTCACTCAGAGTGGTGCTGTATGGACAACAGACTGGTTCTTCGAGAACAACAAGTCATTCTATCACTTCCGTACCGTCAACAAGGGGACTGAGATTAAGGGGACTGCTGATGATACTGTTGATGACTACTTCGAGGTGACCTCTGGTGCTCAGACAACTCACGATTATCACTGGGGTGCTCCCTTCCTCACCAGCACAACCAGTCCTATTCAGTATAGCACCACCGACGGTTATGCAGCCACGCTGAGCCCTGCTATCGGTGCTACCAACTCTACCATCAACATGACAGAGCTGCACATGATGAGTAACATCAACGTGGTGCTGCGTACGACGAAAACTTCAAATGCTGTTGCTCTTGAAGACAACGGAGGCCAGTGCGAAGTATCGCTCACCTATTTCTATGCTAACGGTCAGGTGAAGATGGGCAACGGCCTGGTAACGCCTACTGGCAACCTGACGGCAAGTGCTGCCTTCACCGCTCCAACTGCTGGTATTGACGAGTCTGATACTACCTATAAGAAGACTGGTGCCTTCACATTTGCTGTTGTTCCTCAAGCGCTGACACGTGCTACCGGCGACAACCTCTATGTTGGCATCACCATCAAGACACCAGACAACAACCAGTACTACGTG
Proteins encoded in this region:
- a CDS encoding fimbrillin family protein: MKNLFFPLVAATALVASACSNSLEDDASVIDPSNKTAISFVGEDNAAVTRAGFAGNTMIAMHIRSKKDDSNIRETRTWATAEKDATGSVDSYSKIEAPSDENIRYWDDAYGRAANLSVFAVAVPENTNPKNNGKTLVNLLDGNNTWSAGALSEAIEWTVSADQSVADVIANEDLTYSNNISATGLGGAKAYNYTSSEYDVVKDGCLQFRLKDTNMQDGPGKFDQGNLKFNHALSRITVNLKKGEGYTSAPFIFASGTNVKILNVPTQGQLDIENGSWSAVTSGDIEKMATTELAANAVYTLQAQMLPGYTFNEGSDVNVLEFIIDDNKYFITQDMMLDALNMGQGTSETSLTMAQGKNYVFTITVGKSKIINVTATLEPWTDVTAANKDMDNSHIELSLFKNDNGTPADNFDLYRLNDESAQINTGTSTAKNWMGDYTDKAGLTQSGAVWTTDWFFENNKSFYHFRTVNKGTEIKGTADDTVDDYFEVTSGAQTTHDYHWGAPFLTSTTSPIQYSTTDGYAATLSPAIGATNSTINMTELHMMSNINVVLRTTKTSNAVALEDNGGQCEVSLTYFYANGQVKMGNGLVTPTGNLTASAAFTAPTAGIDESDTTYKKTGAFTFAVVPQALTRATGDNLYVGITIKTPDNNQYYVVKSLSDIIATANGGSQNQSKDDKVAFWYPNHSYTYTFTLTKAGISNVTCTVEKWVDVTADNKDISLED